One Malania oleifera isolate guangnan ecotype guangnan chromosome 10, ASM2987363v1, whole genome shotgun sequence genomic region harbors:
- the LOC131166413 gene encoding BRASSINOSTEROID INSENSITIVE 1-associated receptor kinase 1: MGCLLHVLFLLFFSLRSRPIVCENIELRALMAIKASLDPRCLFLSSWTNDSDPCSGSLEGVACNERGRVTNISLQGKGLSGEIPAAIGELKSLTGLYLHFNSLYGEIPKEISHLSELTDLYLNVNNLSGSIPPAIGNMSNLQVLQLCYNKLSGNIPTQLGSLQKLRVLALQYNQLTGAIPANLGDLGMLTRLDLSFNGLFGSIPVKVANAPALLVLDVRNNSLSGSVPSALKRLVDGFQYRNNPGLCGGGFSSLEVCPASDNLNPNKPEPLGQGSTGFVAKNIPESANFRQNCNRTHCSSPSRSPQIAAVIGAIGVIIALTTTGLFAFLLYRRQKQKIGSALDTSDSRLSTDQVKEVCRRSSSPLISLEYSSGWDPLAKRQSGNGFSQEVFESFMFNLEDVESATQYFSEVNLLGKGNSSAIYKGILRDGSVVAVKCIAKTSCKSDEAEFLKGLRILTSLKHENLVRLRGFCCSKGRGECFLIYDFVSNGNLLQYLDVKTGSGKVLHWSARVSIVGGIARGIAYLHANKGKKPGLVHKNISAEKVLIDERYIPLLSDSGLHNLLADDIVYSTLKSCAAMGYLAPEYATTGRFTEKSDVYAFGMLIFQILAGKRKITLLTCQAAELCRFDDFIDMNLEGKFSETEAAKLAKIALLCTHESPIQRPAIENVMQELSDLTDGS, from the exons ATGGGCTGCCTTCTACATGttctctttctccttttcttcAGTCTAAGGAGCAGACCAATAGTTTGTGAAAATATCGAGCTGAGAGCTCTCATGGCCATCAAGGCCAGTCTCGACCCGCGCTGCTTGTTCCTCTCCTCCTGGACCAATGATTCTGATCCATGTAGTGGCTCCTTGGAGGGTGTTGCGTGCAATGAGCGTGGCCGTGTGACCAATATATCACTGCAGGGTAAAGGGCTTTCAGGGGAGATACCTGCAGCCATTGGTGAGCTCAAGAGCTTAACGGGTCTTTACTTGCACTTCAACTCTTTGTATGGAGAAATACCCAAGGAAATTTCGCATTTGTCTGAGCTTACTGATTTGTATCTCAATGTGAATAATCTGTCTGGGAGTATTCCACCAGCGATTGGGAATATGTCTAATCTTCAAG TTTTGCAGCTCTGTTACAACAAGTTGAGTGGGAACATACCTACTCAGCTGGGATCTCTGCAGAAGCTAAGAGTTCTCGCTCTGCAGTATAATCAATTAACTGGTGCAATTCCTGCCAATTTGGGGGATTTGGGGATGTTAACAAGGTTGGATTTGAGCTTTAATGGCCTTTTTGGCTCTATACCTGTGAAAGTGGCTAATGCTCCTGCGCTACTAGTTCTAGATGTTCGAAACAATAGTCTCTCCGGCAGTGTTCCTTCTG CTCTGAAGAGACTAGTTGATGGATTCCAGTACAGAAACAATCCAGGCCTTTGTGGAGGTGGGTTTTCTTCCTTGGAAGTTTGTCCGGCTTCTGATAATCTAAACCCGAACAAACCTGAACCATTGGGACAAGGATCAACAGGGTTTGTCGCAAAAAATATTCCGGAATCAGCAAATTTCCGCCAGAATTGTAACAGGACCCATTGTTCAAGTCCATCAAGAAGTCCACAAATTGCTGCCGTCATTGGAGCTATTGGAGTGATTATTGCATTGACAACTACAGGACTCTTTGCATTCCTATTGTATCGCCGTCAAAAACAGAAAATCGGGAGCGCTCTTGATACTTCTGATAGTCGGCTTAGTACTGACCAGGTCAAGGAGGTCTGCAGGAGGAGCTCCTCTCCCCTCATCAGTTTAGAATACTCCAGTGGGTGGGATCCGCTTGCTAAGAGACAGAGCGGAAATGGTTTTTCGCAGGAAGTTTTTGAAAGTTTTATGTTCAATTTAGAAGATGTCGAATCTGCAACTCAGTACTTCTCCGAGGTGAATTTGCTGGGTAAAGGTAATTCCTCTGCAATATACAAGGGAATTCTGAGAGATGGATCAGTTGTTGCTGTTAAATGCATTGCCAAGACAAGCTGCAAGTCTGATGAAGCTGAGTTCTTGAAGGGGTTAAGGATTTTGACCTCGCTGAAACATGAAAATCTTGTTAGATTGAGAGGGTTTTGCTGTTCAAAAGGCAGAGGGGAGTGTTTTCTAATTTATGATTTTGTGTCAAATGGAAACTTGTTGCAGTATTTGGATGTGAAGACTGGCAGTGGAAAGGTTCTGCACTGGTCTGCCAGAGTTTCTATCGTTGGTGGCATTGCCAGAG GTATTGCCTACTTGCATGCAAACAAAGGAAAGAAGCCTGGTTTGGTTCACAAAAATATATCCGCCGAGAAAGTCCTCATCGATGAACGATACATTCCCTTGCTTTCAGATTCTGGCCTTCACAATCTCCTGGCAGATGACATTGTCTACTCCACTCTAAAGTCCTGTGCGGCAATGGGTTACCTAGCTCCCGAGTATGCAACAACTGGCCGGTTCACGGAGAAGAGTGACGTGTATGCATTTGGCATGCTAATTTTTCAAATCCTTGCTGGGAAACGTAAGATAACACTCTTGACCTGTCAAGCGGCGGAGTTATGCAGATTTGATGATTTTATTGACATGAATCTTGAGGGAAAATTCTCAGAAACGGAAGCAGCTAAGCTAGCAAAAATTGCTCTGCTTTGCACTCATGAGTCTCCTATCCAAAGACCTGCAATTGAAAATGTGATGCAAGAGCTGAGTGATTTGACTGATGGTTCTTGA